From the genome of Winogradskyella forsetii, one region includes:
- a CDS encoding tellurite resistance TerB family protein has translation MSFSNLFDSGFKKRNEDHFASIVRVAMSDGVITDNERAFLERLATRLDISEHDLKEILKDYNTHPINAPHSYEIRLERLYDLVRMVWADDIEGPNQHWLLEKLCVGLGFHSQNVKYIADKALALAYDKVDVDTFIEEMKNMNK, from the coding sequence ATGTCATTTTCAAATTTATTTGATAGCGGATTTAAAAAACGTAATGAAGACCATTTTGCGTCCATAGTCAGAGTTGCTATGAGTGATGGTGTGATTACCGATAATGAAAGAGCTTTTTTAGAACGTTTAGCAACACGATTGGATATTTCAGAACACGATTTAAAAGAAATATTAAAGGATTACAATACGCATCCGATTAATGCACCACATTCTTATGAAATTCGCTTAGAACGTTTGTATGACTTAGTTCGTATGGTTTGGGCAGATGATATTGAAGGGCCAAATCAGCATTGGTTGTTAGAAAAACTTTGTGTTGGTTTAGGATTTCATTCCCAAAACGTAAAGTATATTGCTGACAAAGCCTTGGCACTTGCGTATGATAAAGTGGATGTGGATACGTTTATTGAAGAAATGAAAAATATGAATAAGTAG